The Chloroflexota bacterium genomic sequence GCTGAGCCGCGCCCTACCTGGATATGTGTCTGAAAAAATTCAGGGCCACCGCATGCGGTGGCCCTGAAGAAACCGTCTCTGTCGGATGCCTTCGCCGCTACTTTTTCTTCTCCGGCACGCTCGCGCCGATCTTCCCGGCGATGTAGTCCTCCAGGTTCAGGCGCGCCACGCTGTCCGCGAACTGCCTGGGCGGCGACTTCATGAAGTAGGAGGAGGGCGCCTCCAGCGGCCCGCCGACGCCCCGGTCCAGGGCCAGTTTGGCGCAGCGGATCGCGTCTATCACCACGCCCGCCGAGTTGGGGCTGTCCCACACTTCCAGCTTCAGCTCCAGGTTCAGCGGCACGTTGCCGAAGCCGCGGCCCTCCATGCGGATATAGCACCACTTGCGGTCCTGGAGCCAGGGGATATGGTCGCTGGGGCCGATGTGGATGTTCTCGGCGGCCAGAGGCACTTCCAGCTGGGAGTTCACCGATTGCGTCTTGGAGATCTTCTTGGACTTCAGGCGCTCCCGCTCCAGCATGTTCAGGAAATCGGTGTTGCCGCCGAAGTTGAGCTGATAGGTGCGGTCCAGGTGGACGGCGCGATCGCGAAAGAGGCGCGTCAGCACCCGGTGCGTGATGGTGGCACCCACCTGGGACTTGATGTCGTCGCCGATGATGGGGACGCCCGCCTTCTTGAAGCGCTCGGCCCAGTGGCCGTGGTCGGAGGCGATGAAGACGGGGATGCAGTTGATGACGGCCGCCTTCGCCGCCAGGGCCTGCTCCATATACCACTTGGTGGCGACCTCGGAGCCTACCGGCAGGTAGTTGATGACGACGTCCGCCTTGGTCTCTCGGAGGACTTCGGCCACGTCCACCGTTGTCCCGGGGGCCTTCTGGACCACGTCCTCCAGGTATTTGCCGATGCCATCGTGTGTCATGCCGCGGAGGACCTTGACGCCGGTCTTGGGCACATCGGAGAACTTGATGGTGTTGTTGGGCTTGGCGTAGATGGCCTCGGCGATGTCCTTGCCGACCTTGTTCTTGTCCACATCGAAGGCGGCGACGAAGTTGATATCCGAGATGTGGTAGCCGCCGAGGACCGGGTGCATCAGGCCGGGGATATCTTCGTTCTCCGCCGCCTCATGGTAGTACTGGACGCCCTGGACCAGGGACGAGGCGCAGTTCCCCAGGCCGATGATGGCGACGTTGATCTTGCCTCCGGCCTTGCGGCCGTTGGACTTGCCAGCTGCGGGCATGGCTTCTCCTTTGCCCCATCGGGCCTCTGCGGCCTTCCGGGCGATCTCTTTGCGCTCCTCCGGCGAGAGGGCATCGGCGCGCGCCTTGCCGCCCTTGGAGGCGCCAAGGCCGGCCAGGTACTGGGCGTGGGGGTTCTTCTCAGTGGTCATGGGGGTGCTCTCGCCGGACAACCTA encodes the following:
- a CDS encoding inositol-3-phosphate synthase, whose product is MPAAGKSNGRKAGGKINVAIIGLGNCASSLVQGVQYYHEAAENEDIPGLMHPVLGGYHISDINFVAAFDVDKNKVGKDIAEAIYAKPNNTIKFSDVPKTGVKVLRGMTHDGIGKYLEDVVQKAPGTTVDVAEVLRETKADVVINYLPVGSEVATKWYMEQALAAKAAVINCIPVFIASDHGHWAERFKKAGVPIIGDDIKSQVGATITHRVLTRLFRDRAVHLDRTYQLNFGGNTDFLNMLERERLKSKKISKTQSVNSQLEVPLAAENIHIGPSDHIPWLQDRKWCYIRMEGRGFGNVPLNLELKLEVWDSPNSAGVVIDAIRCAKLALDRGVGGPLEAPSSYFMKSPPRQFADSVARLNLEDYIAGKIGASVPEKKK